From Alkalilimnicola sp. S0819, the proteins below share one genomic window:
- a CDS encoding sensor domain-containing diguanylate cyclase, whose protein sequence is MQQQKLYASLGLAALLLLGFLATSLISYFVAQDSLTERIADETLPLTSDNIYSEIERDLLRSTLISSLMAHDTFVRDWTLAGEEQPERIIRYLDTIQHKYATTTAFFVSERTRRYYHPDGMLKTIDEDDPADAWYFRVRALREPYEVNIDQDTADRSRVSIFVNYRVLDYQGDYLGAIGIGLAVNRVTELVQTYQERYGRHIYFIDRAGRITLRGGAYAEAERIQEVPGLKRLATYILATPSASLSYERANGETAYVNSRLIPELDWHLIVEQTSSQTETRILNTLLINVLFALTATVIVLLLARFTIRGYQRRLEDMAMLDPLTGAANRQVFGMIFERTVKAAQRRGEPVSVITIDLDHFKAINDTYGHRGGDVAIREFARIVRGCIRETDVLCRWGGDEFVVLLSDCRIEGAEQLAGKIRKAVNEQPISYGRDTLAITVSQGMAQHRPGEALDELVARADAALYASKAEGRDRYTAG, encoded by the coding sequence GTGCAGCAACAAAAACTCTATGCGTCGCTAGGCCTTGCCGCACTGTTGTTGCTGGGCTTCCTGGCCACCAGCCTGATCAGCTACTTCGTGGCCCAGGATTCGCTCACCGAGCGCATCGCCGACGAAACCCTGCCGCTGACCAGCGACAACATCTACTCGGAGATCGAGCGCGATCTGCTGCGCTCCACGCTCATCTCGTCACTGATGGCCCACGACACCTTCGTGCGCGACTGGACGCTGGCCGGCGAAGAGCAGCCCGAACGCATCATCCGCTACCTGGACACGATCCAGCACAAGTACGCCACCACCACCGCCTTTTTCGTCTCCGAGCGGACCCGGCGCTATTACCACCCGGACGGCATGCTGAAGACCATCGACGAGGACGACCCGGCCGACGCCTGGTACTTCCGGGTCCGGGCGCTGCGCGAGCCCTACGAGGTCAACATCGACCAGGACACCGCCGATCGCAGCCGGGTGAGCATCTTCGTCAACTACCGGGTGCTGGATTACCAGGGCGACTACCTGGGCGCCATCGGCATCGGCCTGGCGGTGAATCGCGTCACCGAACTGGTCCAGACCTACCAGGAGCGCTACGGGCGGCACATCTACTTCATCGACCGCGCCGGGCGCATCACCCTGCGAGGCGGCGCCTATGCCGAGGCCGAACGCATCCAGGAAGTGCCCGGACTCAAGCGCCTGGCCACCTATATCCTCGCCACCCCCAGCGCCTCGCTGAGCTATGAGCGAGCCAACGGCGAGACGGCCTACGTCAACAGCCGCCTGATCCCCGAACTGGACTGGCACCTGATCGTCGAGCAGACCTCCTCGCAGACCGAAACCCGCATCCTCAACACCCTGCTGATCAATGTATTGTTCGCCCTGACCGCCACCGTGATCGTGCTGCTGCTGGCGCGCTTTACCATCCGCGGTTATCAGCGCCGGCTCGAGGACATGGCGATGCTCGACCCGCTGACCGGCGCCGCCAATCGGCAGGTGTTCGGCATGATCTTCGAGCGCACGGTGAAAGCCGCCCAGCGCCGGGGCGAGCCGGTCTCGGTGATCACCATCGACCTGGACCATTTCAAGGCGATCAACGACACCTACGGCCACCGGGGCGGCGACGTGGCGATCCGCGAATTCGCCCGGATCGTCCGCGGCTGCATACGCGAGACCGATGTACTGTGCCGCTGGGGTGGCGATGAATTCGTGGTGCTGTTGAGCGACTGCAGGATTGAAGGCGCTGAGCAACTGGCTGGGAAAATCCGCAAGGCGGTAAACGAGCAACCGATCAGCTACGGGCGCGATACCCTGGCCATCACGGTCAGCCAAGGCATGGCCCAGCACCGGCCCGGAGAGGCCCTGGATGAGTTGGTCGCCCGGGCGGATGCCGCCCTGTACGCGTCCAAGGCCGAAGGGCGGGATCGTTATACGGCGGGTTAA